Part of the Oncorhynchus tshawytscha isolate Ot180627B linkage group LG07, Otsh_v2.0, whole genome shotgun sequence genome, ctttgcacacgtgTATATATTTTTGATATTTCCAGGGGTCTtacaattcaaattcaaattgcCAAATGATCCCTAGATATGGCTTTAGACTGGTTATTGCCAAAAAATAAGGTGCCTTTGTAGTTCAGCAGTGTGTATTGAAATGTAGCCTAACTGTTCCACAAACAATGCGTGATGGAGGAGAAATGTTTACACGTTATGATAATAAAGAATTATGTATAAATAATGGCCTCGAGTGTTCAAACGAAATTCCATATTAAACTATCGAAATGTCTGATGAATGACTGAATGTCTGATGAATGACTGAATGTCTGATGAATGTCTAAATCTCTAAATGTCTGATGAATGACTGAATGTCTGATGAATGTCtaaatgtctaaatgtctgaTGAATGACTGAATGTCTGATGAATGTCtaaatgtctaaatgtctgaTGAATGACTGaatgtctgatgaatgtctgaatgtctaaaTGTCTGATGAATGACTGaatgtctgatgaatgtctgATGAATGTCTAAATGTCTGATGAATGACTGAATGTCtcatgaatgtctgaatgtctaaaTGTCTGATGAATGACTGAATGTCtcatgaatgtctgaatgtctaaaTGTCTGATGAATGACTGaatgtctgatgaatgtctgaatgtctaaaTGTCTGATGAATGACTGAATGTCtcatgaatgtctgaatgtctaaaTGTCTGATGAATGACTGaatgtctgatgaatgtctgaatgtctaaaTGTCTGATGAATGACTGAATGTCTGATGAATGTCAATGTCTAaatgtctgatgaatgtctgaatgtctgatgaatgtctgatgaatgtctgaatgtctgatgaatgtctgaatgtctgatgaatgtctgatgaatgtctgaatgtctgatgaATGACTGAATGTCTGATGAATGTCAATGTCTAAATGTCTGATGAATGACTGaatgtctgatgaatgtctgaatgtctaaaTGTCTGATGAATGACTGaatgtctgatgaatgtctgaatgtctaaaTGTCTGATGAATGACTGaatgtctgatgaatgtctgaatgtctaaaTGTCTGATGAATGACTGAATATCTGATGaatgtctgatgaatgtctgaatgtctaaaTGTCTGATGATAACTGAATGCCTGATGAATGTCTGATGAATGACTGaatgtctgatgaatgtctgAATGAATGTCTGAATGCCTGATGaatgtctgatgaatgtctgaatgaatgtctgatgaatgtctgatgaatgtctgatgaatgtctgatgaatgtctgatgaatgactgaatgtctgatgaatgtctgatgaatgtctaaatgtctgatgaatgtctgaatgtctgatgaatgtctgaatgtctgatgaatgtctgatgaatgtctgaatgtctgatgaatgtctgaatgtctgatgaatgtctgatgaatgtctgatgaatgtctgatgaatgtctgaatgtctgaatgtctgatgaatgtctgaatgtctgatgaatgtttgaatgtctgatgaatgtttgaatgtctgatgaatgtctgaatgtctgaatgtctgatgaatgtctgaatgtctgatgaatgtcaatgtctaaatgtctgatgaatgtctgaatgtctgatgaatgtctgatgaatgtctgaatgtctgatgaatgtctgaatgtctgatgaatgtctgatgaatgtctgaatgtctgatgaatgtctaaatgtctgatgaatgtctgatgaatgtctgaatgtctgatgaatgtctgaatgtctgatgaatgtctgatgaatgtctaaatgtctgatgaatgtctgatgaatgtctgaatgtctgatgaatgtctgatgaatgtctgaatgtctgatgaatgtctgatgaatgtctgaatgtctgatgaatgtctgATGAATGTCTAAATGTCTGATGAATCCATTCTTTCTTCATAAATCCAAGGCATCAAAGGAACGTTGTCCGTGAATCAAAACCAACATTTAGGAAGCTTTATGAAACTAAATATACATACTAAAGCCACTAAAAGCAGGCTATGAAGTCACACCAAGCCCGATTAAACTGCTGACCACAAATGTGAAAACGTCGataaatccccccccccaaaataatgcAATGAAATAAACGGCATGCAATCAAAATGGATGCCTTACAATCATCAAAGACGCATACGGGCTCATTTAGTTCTCTCTGGGAACAAAGAGTTGAACAGAAATCAAAGCTTCTGCTGTTTTGGAGCAGAACCGTCATCCTCTGCGTTAAAGGCAATCGGCTGACGTGGGTCTTTCTCCACCAGTCTTGTGGAGATGTGCTTTTGACCTGAAGGTGCGTCTTGATATTTGAAGTTGAGTTATTCACAGTTGAAATGCACTTATCACCGAGGCCCAGTTTGCATTTTATGATTATTATTTTgtaattaaaaatataaaaaaagtaAATATATGCTTATTTGAAAAAACGAACGTGTTATTTGAGTACTCTAAACTGTTACTTTGTAAATGCATTACCCCCAACTGattgtgagagtctcatctttccatagaagGGTTAGGTAATAATTTGTATACCAAACCGTTCAGATGCTACAGATTTTTTTAGTGAGACTATATCGATTTTTCGGGATACTTCCTTCCTGGTCTGACTCACACCTCTGTTGCTCTACCAGATACGGAACGCCGACATCAGCAGATACAGTAGATTGACACACAGCCCATGCAACAAAATAACAGCAGCTCTCTTCAGcataaacagacagattttttaaaatggggaattgttttattatgctaattgGATTTGCGTAATGAGCAGACATCGACTCTAGTTAAAACCACTACAATGACAAGGCATGTTCTCAGATAGGGGTCTAGAAGTGCTTACCCTCCTCCAGTGAAAATACCCCTACAAAATAAGATTGACCTATTTTAGATATCGGTGACCAAAAACTGGACATGTGTGTCATTTTTAGACATGAACACCTGTTCCCTAAATATCTCTGCAAGGTCCTGACAAAGAGGATTCCATCAAAGCATTTCCTGGAAGAAAGAAAACATGGCTTGAATTCTCCACAAGTGTTGACAATTCTGTAGAAGAGGGCTAAAAGTGTTTTTGGACTTCCATGGAACTAACCTGTGTCACCTGAGagtggaggaggtgagagaccgCCCcttatgaaaaaaataaataaataataattcacCTCCCCAGTGGCTTAAAaggagagcacacacacaggcagacaataTTACAAGACTtttattctctctcacacacattcacagataaAGTTTAGGCATCGAATAGTTGGTTCCTGGGCTGTAAACCTCCCAAGTAAGTCAAATCTTTCCTCTTATTGATAATGATGAAAGGAAAACAAAAGGAAAACATATTGTCTAAGTGTGATAACTATGgatgttattaaaagttagatATGTTTCTATAGTGTCAATTATTGAAGTAATTTAAACATCCTGATGTCTATTGCAGCTTCCTGATCCATGCTCCTAaggacagatctaggatcagctcaccCTCGTCAAATCCAAACCAGGACCTTAATAATCCACAAAGGGTGGATGAAACTGACCTGAGACCAGCATTTAAACCCCACGTATTCCTGCCCAGACACTGCTCTCCATCCAGAGTTCCTCctgtgctccagctgtccatccgTCTATCCAcacaccagccaaccagccatgGGTCTGATGAGTGAAGACATGAATTGTTGCGTCTGCTTCCAACCCTATTCTCGCAGGGAGAAAATCCCCCGGGTGCTCCACTGCGAACACACCTTCTGTGGGCTGTGCTTGGAGACAATCTCCAGGCTCCAGAGTGGCCTCCTGACCGCGTGCTGCCCTCTGTGTCGCTGGATCACCTGTAGCCAGGTCAGCCTACCCTTTGCTGGTTCTCTGGTTGTCAACACTGAGATCTGGGACCagatagcagacagacaggaggaagaggaggagatggaggcgtggataggagataacagacagacacagacctccACACAGTACAAATGGTGAGTACTCCAGGctaagatggatggatggatagctgCTATGTAGATGAATTTAGAAACTTCTTGAAaccttcctctggtctctgttaATGGATGTCTGTTGATGTCTGATCttcctccagtctctctctctgtctaactcaatcttctctctctctctcgctctctctctgaatcttGTTTTTTTGTCGTACTGTGATAGTTTTACTTTTGGTGTCACTTATGATGATCGTATCAGTTTTGTTCTTGGGTTGATGCTCAGGATAGGAGGTATTTCAAGAGTCTGTTAAACATCACTAGATTGtaattctctccctctttctgctctggtcctctcttctagctCTTCATTGGGGCATTCTGGTGTGAGGATCAAGCTACAGAGTTTCTGGAGGAGAATGAGGCACAATGGTCAAAGAGCACTAAAAGAAGGGAAGAAATTAAGGTCTTGGTTGTGTTTTGATAGATGATGTCACCGTAGTAGTCTAGGACAGGAAGCAGCAGTTGGGATACCAAGGTCTTTCTTttttagtatttattttttatattttatacaaTATACTGTCTACAATCTTTATAATTAAAACaaatatgtaacctttattttaacatgTAGTTATTTTGAGACCTAGTTTCTCTTTTTCAAATGAACCCTGTAATATGATTGTCCCTTTATGTCTGAAGTGCATATTTTTTGTACTCAAGTGATATTTATTGCTATCATTGTAAAATAAATTAATCTGCTTTAAAATAACTGTCTTCTAGTTGTGAAATCACTCTCTGGTGcaatcagttctctctctctctccctctccctctggtttGAGGAACTATTATTGTAGTAACAGCAAAATAAGCAAATGTTATTGTACCCGTAAGTGTGTTGTAATTCGCAACAATATTATATGATTATGTTACATTCGCTGCCATGTCATTGTTATGCCACTGGGGTTAGAAAGCTTGTATCCATGGTGCAACAGCTCTTAGTGTAATTACGGTATAGGTGCGACAGCTCTCACTGTTATAACGGTATAGAGAATTCAGAGTTAAGGGTTTATAAAGGACGTCGTTTGTTCGGTAAAAAAAAACAGTCTGGAACCTTCTGCGATAATTGTGCACATTTTCATAATTTTCGCCCTAATTATTAATTTACAAAGTATATGGGACGGGACTTTTATTCTGAAGGATTACATAAATCCGTGACCCCGGACCGGAGATGCAGGAGAAACAGCTGATTCTTGAGAAGTGAAAGTGAAAGGGGGAAACCTAAAGGTGATGACAGACGGTTGGTGCACAGACAGAACAATGggccagatatttcaccggatgaaTAAATGTGAAACATCTGATTGGCGTTTCCTCTCACTGATTCCAAAATCAGAATCTCTCTCTAGTTTAAACAGActgatttttatggggatttttttcaTAATGCCAATTAGATTTCCAACTGGGCGCGGACATCGACTCTAGTTAAAGCCACTACAATGACAAGGCACGTTCTCAGATAGGGGTCTAGAAGTGCTACCCTCCTCCAGTGAAAATACCCCTACAAAATAAGATTGATCTATTTTAGATATCGGTGACCAAAAACTGGACATGTGTGTCATTTTTAGACATGAACACCTGTTCCCTAAATGTCTCTGCAAGGTCCTGACAAAGAGGATTCCATCAAAGCATTTCCTGGAAGAAAGAAAACATGGCTTGAATTCTCCACAAGTGTTGACAATTCTGTAGAAGAGGGCTAAAAGTGTTTTTGGGCTTCCATGGAACTAACCTGTGTCACCTGAGagtggaggaggtgagagaccgccccttatgaaaaaaaaaaaaaattcacctcCCCAGTGGCTTAAACGCACAGGTAGACAATGTTGcaagggttcccaaacttttttgccCTATGACCCCAAATTCTTGTGACCTCAACCATGTGAAAAAATGTGGTAATTAAATGTCAAGTTGACTCCTTTTTTGTGGGGGGGTTATGGCAGTCACTTGTAAAACATTCTAGCAggatttctgattgtcttctcaactcaccatcacatacttcttatcaaatcaaatcctatttgtcacatgcgccaaatacaacaggtgtagtagaccttccggtgaaatgcttacttacaagccccttaacaaacaatgtagttcaagaaatagagttaagaaaatatttactaaataaactaaatgtGGGGCTTTGGCAGtaaaacattctaacagtatttctgattgtcttctcaactcaccatcacatactttAAAATGTCGGGCTGTGACAGTCAATTGCAAATGAGTCTGACAGAATGTGTCTTAACTCACCATCtcgttttcattatggggtattgtgatgtcatgatggggtattatgatgtcatgatggggtattgtgatgtcatgatggggtattgtgatgaaattatggggtattgtgatgtcattatggagtattgtgtgtagattgatttgtttttatttaatcaattttataataaagctgtaatgtaacaaaatgtggaaaaatggaaggggtctgaatactttctgaatgcactgtagctaaCTAAACTACTATCTATGACTGAAAATAGAAGAGGTTTTACAATTCTGagatctgttttttttaatcttgattgattgatcatccttgatgctCAAGTTACAGACTTTCTTAAGGACAATGGGGCACAATGGATTAGTTCTGAAAATCTTTGGTTGGAGGGAGAAAATGGCGAAAGCGGATGACAGGAATTTGCAAATGagtctggcatccgccaaacccagtttcatccgtcggactgccagatggtgaagcgtgattcatcactccaaagaacgcatttccactgctacagagtccattggcggcgagctttacacccctccagccgatgcgcagctgctcggccatggaaacccatttcattaagctcccaaccaacagttattgtgttgacgttgcttccagaggcagtttggaactcagtagtgagtgttgcaaccgaggaaagacgatttttacgcgctgcagcactcggtggtcctgttctgtgagcttgtatggcctaccacttcgcggctgagccgtttttgctcctaaacgtttccacctcacaacaacagcacttacagttgactgggccagctctagcagggcagacatttgactgactgacttgttggaaaggtggcatcctatgacgggtGCCACgctgaaaatcactgagctcttcagtaaggtcattctactgccaatgtttgtctatggagactgcatggctgtgtgctggattttatacatctgtcatcaacgggtgtggctgaaatagtcgaatCCACATACTTTTCGGGTGTATTTCTTTTTCTTTTACTCCTGGCGTCACCCCAGATATAACACCCTTGATAGGGCATGAACGTGTGAAGTGTTGAATTGCAGTCCAGTCTAGATATATAGGAAGTGGGCTCTCCACCAGCCACAGCTAACTGAACCAAGGCGTTTGTTGACTTTCATCCAGTGAGCCGTTTAAGAAGTTATGGCTCTTGGTTGAACCTCTAGAGGAATACTTGGCTCTAGAGGTATGTCTGAGTCATACTTGGCTGAGAATGTACAATGGTgatactggtactgagtcaaagCCGGGCCTGTCTGGTGTAAAGGACCAGAATGCTGCCTTCTCTAACTCTGGCTGCTGGGGGGCATACCATCTTGTCCAAGTGGGGGTGTTCAGGACAGAACCCTGATTGTGTTACTCTCATTGATGCCACCTCATCCAACGCAGAGAGACTTCACATCTCCAAGGTAACAACATCAATCACCTTACAAAAAATTATCAGAACTAGGTTTGGATTGACAAGTATTCCACTACCATTTAATTTACCTTATTTTCTTCAGCATTCTCCACTGTAATCAGTCCGACGGATGaaactgggtttggcggatgccaggagaatgcttcCTGCCCGAATGcaaagtgccaactgtaaagtttggtggaggagcagtaatggtctggggctgtttttcatggtttggaccccttagttccagtgaagggaaatcttaacctatatcatacaatgacattctagacaattctgtgctttcaactttttggcaacagtttggggaaggctctttcctgtttcagcatgacaatgcccctgtgcacaaagcgaggtccatccagaaatagtttgtcaagatcggtgtggaagaacttggctgCCCTGCACAGAACCCTGTCCTCAACCCCGCcgtacacctttgggatgaattggaatagcgactgcgagccaggcctaatcacccaacatcagtgcccgacttcactgatgctcttgtggctgaatgggagcaagtccccgcagcaatgttccagcatctagtggaaagccttcccagaatagtgggggctgttgtagcagcaaaaggggggaccaactccatattaatgccaattattttagaatgagatgttctacAAGCAGGTGCGTATGTGATGAATTGGATCAAGCGGTTGGTGTACACCGACTGACCCGCGTGGTGTATGGAGTGAGGAAGCCCACTCCATCCATTCTAtaggttttttatttatttagaatctctttttttatttagaatctctttatttatttagaatctatttttttatttcgaatctctttatttatttagaatctctttttttttatttagaatctctttatttatttagaatctctttttttatttagaatctctttatttatttagaatCTCTTTAAAAAAATAGAATCACgtcagtctgattcagtataaacagacccaggccctggtgaggagaactatccctcagtctgattcagtataaacaggccctggtgaggataactatccctcagtctgattcagtataaacaggccctggtgaggagaactatccctcagtctgattcagtataaacaggccctggtgaggagaactatccctcagtctgattcagtataaaCAGGCCCTGGTGAAGAGAACTATCCATCAGGCAAAGAGCTCATGTTGGCGTCGATTCTGTGACACCATTGGAAGGGCGACACCAAGATGATTAAGAGGATGAGTGGGGTCAGAAGGGAGTGGGATTATCCAGTGTTGACGAGGTGGTAGGATGTGGCAGTAGCAGATGAAGAGAAGGCAGAGATGATGACCAAAGCGTTTGTCGAAGTGCATAGCTCGGCAAATTTGTCAGAGGGgcggagagagggaacgagagaggagcATCCTGgaggggcggagggggagagagggaacgagagaggagcATCCTGGAggagcggagggggagagagggaacgagagaggagcATCCTGgaggggcggagggggagagagggaacgagagaggagcatcctggagtgatggatgggagggagggaacgagagaggggcatcctggagtgatggatgggagggaggaacgAGAGAGGGGCATCCTGGAgtgatggatgggagggagggaacgagagaggggcatcctggagtgatggatgggagggaacgagagaggagcgtcctggagtgatggatgggagggagggaacgagagaggggcATCCTGGAGtgctggatgggagggagggaacgagagaggggcatcctggagtgatggatgggagggagggaacgagagaggagcgtcctggagtgatggatgggagggagggaatgagagaggggcatcctggagtgatggatgggagggagggaacgagggaggagcatcctggagggatggatgggagggagggaacgagagaggagcATCCTGGAGtgctggatgggagggagggaacgagagaggagcatcctggagtgatggatgggagggagggaacgagggaggagcatcctggagtgatggatgggagggagggaacgagagaggagcatcctggagggatggatgggagggaacgagagaggggcatcctggagtgatggatgggagggaggatgtaAATTATGTGTTGAATGCACCATTTACCATGACAGAGGTGAAAAGGGCAATAGGTACGGCCGTGTTAACTTCACCTGGGAAAGATGAGGTGTGCTATGTTATGTTAAGTTGGCCCATCTTAGTCATGGTTTAGGTAAAACAGAGTGTGGGAGGAGGGGAAACTACCAGACagctggaaggagacagtagtgggaccaatcaactaccagacagctggaaggagacagtagtgggaccaatcaacatTCCTCATTGAGGACCATGTATGTTGCATTGATCCGGTCTGTAATAGACTATGGCAGTATAGCGTATGGTTCGGCAGCCTGGACATCATTGGAAAGGCTAGATCTTATACAGGGAGTGGGGCGTTTCAGACCTCCCCATTGGCTGAACTACAGGTGGAGATGGGGGATATGCCATTGCAGATTAGGAGACAGCAGCTGGTAATGAATTATTGGGTCAACCTACAGGGACATGGGGTGTCTCATCCAGCGAAAGAGATTTTACAGGCATGCTGGGGACATGAGTGAAGACAGAACACGAGCTTTAGGTGGCTGGGGTAATATCCAGGTCGAAGGAGATGGGACTGTATGGAAGGGAGTTTAGTCCAACGGTAGATATTCCTATAAATCCACCATGGCTCCTCCCACCTCCAGTAGTTGATCTAGAAGTattggagagactacagaaagatagggagggtgttgagACATCTGATTGGTTTAAGATACGTCTGGATACTGTGTATCAGAATTTTGTGGCAATTTACACAGATGGTTCAAAATATCCAATGACAGGACGTACTGGGTCAGCATCTGTAGTGCAGGAATGTAGGGTGAGAGTCAGGAAACGTATTACAGATCATCTGGCTGTATATGTGGCGCAGCTGATGGCCATACTGTTGGCCTTGCAGTGGGTGGAGGAAGTCAAGCCACACAGAGTAGTTATTTGCTCTGATTCATGTGCAGTGTTAATGAGTCTCCAGTCCTTTAAGTCATGTAACAGACAAGATCTGCTATAATGAGGTGCTACAAACCCATGGCAGGATTAAACAGATAAGATTGACTTGGGTCCCAGCTcatgtgggggtggaggggaaggaggcagttgatgtactggctaaacaagcacttagtagtggggatgttgatggacagtgatggtgtagagatggcagtagcaggttaaaagcctgatatggacagtgatggtgtagagatgacaggagcaggttaaaagcctgatatagacagtgatggtgtagagatgacaggagcaggttaaaagcctgatatagacagtgatggtgtagagatgacaggagcaggttaaaagcctgatatagacagtgatagagatgacagtgatggtgtagagatgacaggttaaaagcctgatatagacagtgatggtgtagagatgacaggttaaaagcctgatatggacagtgatggtgtagagatgacaggttaaaagcctgatatggacagtgatggtgtagagatgacaggttaaagcctgatatagacagtgatggtgtagagatgacaggttaaaagcctgatatggacagtgatggtgtagagatgacaggttaaagcctgatatggacagtgatggtgtagagatgacaggttaaaagcctgatatagacagtgatggtgtagagatggtagGAGCAGgttaaagcctgatatagacagtgatggtgtagagatggcaggagcaggttaaagcctgatatggacagtgatggtgtagagatgacaggttaaaagcctgatatagacagtgatggtgtagagatgacaggttaaaagcctgatatagacagtgatggtgtagagatgacaggagcaggttaaagcctgatatagacagtgatggacacagccagtagagatgacaggttaaaagcctgatatggacagtgatggtgtggGAGAGAGCCAGGAGCAGgttaaagcctgatatagacagtgatagtgtagagatgacaggttaaaagcctgatatagacagtgatggtgtagagatgacaggttaaaagcctgatatagacagtgatggtgtagagatgacaggagcaggttaaaagcctgatatggacagtgatggtgtagagatgacaggagcagtggaatagagatactaagggcaggca contains:
- the LOC112247846 gene encoding RING finger protein 227-like yields the protein MGLMSEDMNCCVCFQPYSRREKIPRVLHCEHTFCGLCLETISRLQSGLLTACCPLCRWITCSQVSLPFAGSLVVNTEIWDQIADRQEEEEEMEAWIGDNRQTQTSTQYKCSSLGHSGVRIKLQSFWRRMRHNGQRALKEGKKLRSWLCFDR